The Lacipirellula parvula genome window below encodes:
- a CDS encoding ELWxxDGT repeat protein has protein sequence MHHRRPRRAAHATSPLRTNDRLQFETLEPRQVLSGVAELLLDVNSTPAVTPYDVSDYVVTGNVAYFNSGDLGDELWKTDGTPAGTTLVRRFVSSDSLVNVNGVLFFAASDGSNGVELWHTDGTTAGTTQVKDINPGEFASRPQSLANVDGVLYFRADDGVGGVELWKSDGTEAGTQLVKDIYPGVESSVLFGIAGLNGAIVFVADDGVNGLGIYRSDGTQQGTYFLKNVAPVVSSVEVNRRAFVEANGKLYFAASGSDNDVELWTTDGTSAGTTRVKNINPTGASKPSQLLNVNGTLFFAAHRTGSGVELWKSDGTEAGTMLVKDIQPGAAGSVVGKLAAFGDKLLFVANDGIHGAEPWITDGAADGTLLLADVALNTNDASPSTPVNVNGVYYFSANDGVHGDELWRTDGTAAGTRMVLDIAPGARSSAPRYFTNVNGTLYFVANNGVTGLELWRSDGSAAGTALVREISPGLSNLPPRRLTNVDGILYFAVTDGVAGVEPWKSDGTAAGTVMVGNVQPGSASSDPFDFVSLNGAVYFGAANNIWKTSGDGTPPTPLINLGGISSPSQLTRVGNQLFFNLFRSNLGGELWVSDGTVAGTRLVKDIQPGAGSSLNTQSPFVECNGILYFAATTNQTGTELWRSDGTEAGTYLVRDISNAAGSPSSSPRYLTNVNGQLFFIANDGKNGFEPWLSDGSPAGTRLARDIAPGPLTSFPYYVGSSLPRIAVIDDWLYFIAPSNDVPTIFRVNGLRGDVELLTDGFINSTQQDGPRWLANVNGSLALAYALPGGIEYGTEMWLLKETAFAGAGDYSTDGVVDGADFLAWQRSYGQSAPTPGTGADGSGNGLVNANDLTVWKDHFGETTVAPPSVAALDAAFENSDVAFEPLAIAAPSPRLSLGAAALTLRQAATVDDAARPQRTNHRQPPAPNQLPAPALTPAATPRSLSPQLPKSIPPAVNEAPQP, from the coding sequence GTGCACCACCGCCGTCCCCGCCGCGCCGCTCACGCCACCTCGCCGCTCCGCACCAACGACCGCCTCCAGTTCGAAACCCTCGAACCCCGCCAAGTCCTCAGCGGCGTCGCCGAGCTGCTGCTCGACGTCAACTCCACCCCGGCAGTTACTCCCTACGACGTTTCCGACTACGTCGTGACGGGAAACGTCGCCTACTTCAATTCGGGCGACCTAGGCGATGAACTCTGGAAGACCGACGGAACCCCTGCGGGAACAACGCTCGTTCGCCGCTTCGTCTCCTCCGACTCGCTCGTCAATGTGAACGGCGTTCTCTTCTTCGCCGCGAGCGACGGGTCGAACGGCGTCGAACTTTGGCACACCGACGGCACCACTGCCGGGACCACTCAAGTCAAAGACATTAATCCAGGCGAGTTTGCGTCGCGCCCACAATCTCTCGCCAATGTCGACGGCGTTCTCTACTTCCGGGCGGACGACGGCGTCGGCGGCGTCGAGCTTTGGAAAAGCGACGGAACGGAAGCTGGCACTCAGTTGGTGAAGGACATATATCCGGGAGTCGAGAGTTCGGTGCTCTTCGGAATCGCCGGCTTGAACGGCGCGATCGTCTTCGTCGCCGATGACGGCGTCAATGGATTGGGAATCTACCGCAGCGACGGGACGCAGCAAGGAACCTACTTTCTAAAAAATGTCGCTCCCGTCGTTTCAAGCGTCGAGGTCAATCGACGCGCCTTCGTCGAAGCGAACGGCAAACTCTACTTTGCCGCCAGCGGCTCCGACAACGACGTCGAACTTTGGACGACCGATGGCACGTCGGCGGGCACCACGCGCGTCAAGAATATCAATCCCACTGGCGCCTCCAAACCTTCTCAACTCCTCAACGTCAACGGAACGTTATTCTTCGCCGCGCACAGAACCGGATCTGGCGTCGAACTCTGGAAAAGCGATGGCACAGAGGCCGGCACGATGCTCGTCAAAGACATCCAGCCCGGAGCGGCCGGCAGCGTTGTAGGAAAGCTCGCGGCGTTCGGCGACAAGCTCCTGTTCGTCGCTAACGACGGCATCCACGGGGCGGAACCTTGGATCACCGACGGTGCGGCCGACGGCACACTCTTGTTGGCGGACGTCGCGTTGAACACGAACGATGCTTCTCCTAGCACGCCGGTAAACGTCAACGGCGTCTATTACTTCTCCGCGAACGACGGCGTTCACGGCGACGAGCTCTGGCGCACCGACGGCACCGCCGCGGGAACGCGAATGGTGCTCGACATCGCTCCCGGGGCTCGCTCATCGGCGCCCCGTTATTTCACCAACGTCAACGGCACGCTCTACTTCGTCGCCAACAACGGCGTCACTGGCCTTGAGTTATGGCGCTCCGACGGCTCGGCGGCAGGCACGGCGTTGGTGCGAGAGATATCGCCCGGACTCAGCAATTTGCCGCCGCGTCGTTTGACCAACGTCGACGGCATTCTCTACTTTGCCGTAACCGACGGCGTCGCCGGCGTCGAGCCGTGGAAGAGCGACGGTACGGCCGCCGGCACCGTCATGGTCGGCAACGTTCAGCCAGGCAGCGCCTCGTCGGATCCTTTCGATTTCGTTTCGCTCAACGGGGCCGTTTATTTCGGCGCCGCCAACAATATCTGGAAAACTTCCGGCGACGGAACGCCCCCGACGCCGCTAATCAACCTTGGCGGCATCTCGTCGCCTTCTCAGCTGACGCGCGTCGGCAACCAGTTGTTTTTCAACTTGTTCCGTTCCAACCTCGGCGGTGAACTATGGGTTAGCGACGGAACCGTCGCCGGCACGCGGCTCGTGAAAGATATCCAACCAGGGGCCGGCAGTTCCCTCAACACGCAGTCGCCCTTCGTAGAATGCAACGGAATTCTCTATTTCGCCGCCACGACGAATCAAACGGGAACGGAACTTTGGCGCAGCGACGGTACGGAAGCTGGAACATACCTCGTGCGTGACATCAGCAACGCTGCCGGCTCGCCCAGCAGCTCGCCCCGCTATCTGACGAACGTCAACGGCCAGCTTTTCTTCATTGCTAACGACGGCAAGAACGGCTTCGAACCCTGGCTAAGCGACGGAAGCCCCGCCGGCACTCGCCTCGCAAGAGACATCGCCCCCGGCCCCCTTACCTCATTCCCCTACTACGTGGGTTCTTCGCTTCCTCGAATAGCGGTCATCGATGATTGGCTCTACTTTATCGCACCCTCGAATGACGTTCCTACCATTTTTCGAGTCAACGGCCTTAGGGGCGACGTCGAGTTGCTTACCGACGGCTTTATCAATTCCACCCAACAAGATGGCCCGCGCTGGCTCGCCAACGTCAACGGCAGTCTCGCCTTGGCATACGCGCTGCCGGGCGGCATCGAGTACGGAACTGAAATGTGGCTCCTCAAAGAAACCGCCTTCGCGGGCGCCGGCGACTACAGCACCGACGGCGTCGTCGACGGCGCCGACTTCCTTGCCTGGCAACGCTCTTACGGACAAAGCGCCCCAACGCCAGGAACCGGCGCCGACGGTTCGGGCAACGGCCTCGTCAACGCCAACGATCTGACCGTCTGGAAAGACCACTTCGGCGAAACGACCGTCGCGCCGCCCTCCGTCGCCGCACTCGACGCCGCGTTCGAGAATAGCGACGTTGCCTTTGAACCGCTCGCCATCGCCGCCCCCTCCCCGCGACTCTCCCTCGGCGCCGCGGCGCTCACGCTCCGCCAAGCCGCCACCGTCGACGACGCCGCACGCCCTCAGCGCACCAACCATCGCCAACCGCCAGCCCCAAACCAACTCCCCGCGCCCGCGCTCACGCCCGCCGCCACGCCCCGCTCACTATCCCCTCAGCTCCCCAAAAGCATTCCCCCCGCCGTCAACGAAGCCCCGCAACCGTAG
- a CDS encoding RAD55 family ATPase, with product MLISGLPGAGKSTLALTMAVSRPIEDIDAEYMAELRPAELPVVYFITEERPEDYYEFITALSPDSGVESATYLDGNYRIKAKELGLDKGNYRVIFSFYPMYAVATGRSSDAANRTLIDHVDDRLAAVGPCRLVVIDSLWGDYGLAATELDMGVLHDRELVAERAVFKNLCEVSHRIKVPLAMVVERDDNWQDWREFAVDIVLRLRKVDEEQNRTRRVIEVAKSRYQRSIPGYHTLQLGAGGAVVHPNGFALLEERRLLKAARREPVGRYPKAENEQFAADAAFHKFLPGIAPASATLIYGDDQTRKRLVAVRFLEPALIKPGEKKSLVVCFGPDERAFRRILTDYSSKFLGDSRDERERKLARVSIEEGPTDVSGMETFLGRLAEAFDSWDYDRVVVDDVAAIRNWEDFIPPLKRLFSLYGITSLFVHTLEREEHHRHRVMFDTIIRTKRFTRWFNDQDDPTNQDNSANATQGFTYPRAVFGRGFAYHKTKENSISPQDVAWWRVNVDFQNNISLVQHPRLVLRGSELELIGSVSRPKK from the coding sequence ATGCTCATCTCCGGTCTGCCGGGCGCAGGCAAGTCGACGTTGGCTCTGACAATGGCCGTCTCGCGGCCAATTGAGGATATAGATGCCGAATATATGGCTGAATTGAGGCCGGCGGAGCTGCCGGTAGTGTATTTCATCACGGAAGAGCGTCCTGAGGATTACTACGAGTTCATTACGGCGTTAAGTCCCGATTCCGGGGTCGAGTCAGCGACTTACTTGGACGGGAACTATCGAATAAAAGCGAAAGAATTGGGGCTGGATAAGGGAAATTACAGGGTCATCTTCAGTTTTTACCCCATGTATGCGGTGGCGACTGGGCGGTCTTCGGACGCCGCCAATCGCACGTTAATTGATCACGTCGACGACCGACTCGCTGCGGTCGGCCCGTGCCGCTTGGTGGTGATTGACTCGTTGTGGGGAGATTATGGGCTCGCCGCGACCGAACTCGATATGGGAGTGCTGCACGATCGTGAACTGGTTGCGGAGCGAGCGGTATTCAAGAATTTATGCGAGGTGTCGCACCGTATTAAAGTTCCATTGGCGATGGTGGTCGAGCGCGACGACAACTGGCAGGACTGGCGGGAGTTCGCGGTCGATATTGTCCTGCGATTACGAAAAGTCGATGAGGAACAGAACCGCACGCGGCGCGTCATCGAAGTGGCGAAGTCGCGCTATCAGCGTAGTATTCCCGGATATCATACGCTTCAGCTCGGCGCTGGCGGCGCTGTAGTTCATCCCAATGGCTTTGCGTTGCTAGAAGAGAGAAGGCTGCTGAAGGCGGCTCGGCGCGAGCCGGTTGGGCGTTATCCGAAGGCCGAAAACGAGCAATTCGCCGCTGACGCCGCGTTTCACAAATTCTTGCCCGGGATCGCGCCCGCTTCTGCAACGCTCATTTACGGGGACGATCAGACTCGCAAGCGTCTTGTTGCAGTTCGTTTCCTCGAGCCCGCGCTGATCAAGCCGGGTGAAAAGAAGTCCCTGGTGGTCTGTTTCGGGCCCGATGAGCGGGCGTTTAGGCGAATACTCACCGACTATAGCTCAAAGTTCTTAGGCGACAGTCGAGACGAACGCGAGCGTAAGCTAGCTCGAGTATCGATCGAAGAGGGACCGACGGACGTTTCGGGAATGGAGACGTTTCTAGGGCGATTGGCGGAAGCCTTTGATTCCTGGGACTACGACCGGGTCGTTGTGGACGATGTGGCGGCGATTCGCAACTGGGAGGACTTTATTCCTCCCCTGAAGCGATTGTTCAGCTTGTACGGCATCACTTCTCTGTTCGTACACACTCTTGAACGAGAGGAGCATCACCGACATCGCGTGATGTTCGATACGATCATCCGCACGAAGAGATTCACGAGATGGTTCAACGATCAAGACGATCCCACAAATCAAGATAATTCAGCAAACGCTACTCAGGGGTTTACGTATCCTCGTGCAGTCTTCGGCCGGGGATTCGCATATCACAAGACTAAAGAGAATTCTATATCGCCGCAGGACGTAGCGTGGTGGCGAGTCAACGTCGACTTCCAGAATAATATTTCTCTTGTACAGCATCCTCGCCTCGTCTTGCGCGGCAGCGAGTTGGAGTTAATTGGATCGGTTTCGAGGCCGAAAAAATAG
- a CDS encoding glycerophosphodiester phosphodiesterase family protein — translation MPRRPLAQITALFIGAALAIAAGPAQAVDLTWNFDGATPLAASIGSATIQYYDPLSTNWGPGATQFGTAASLGLPAFPSGGSGGVMRFPAATPTQGYQVFPGGSGATAYTMFWDFLSPAASDGKWRGLLQTNLANDDDGDFFIQNSASGGVGINGSYQGAIVPNTWNRIAITRSATGTLTKFINGALVGTQPADDERFDLASSFYLFADDGNETAAGYVSSFRYVDSALTNEQVRLLGNVSAAGATVAGPTIPAPPPEPPAPTPPLFGRTQIMGHRGGGTLAPENTMAAFAKGYEVGNDLFELDVHLTADGHAVVFHDDTLDRTTNGSGPIANLTLAQVKALDAGSWYGAQYAGEKVPTLTEVLQYTVGKGRTILDVKVAANQAFRDAVDDAIFASGATADDIWIWPSSGQYTSDPRFGNSEIQLLTAVPSNLSDANLQALKASGIDGLSIGDGSITQEAINAFHRNGMWVDVFTVNTPARMEQLIAMGVDSIETDRPDLMADIIYAGDANGDFKVDGADFLAWQRGGSGITLADWKNTFGHARGIPANAASATTAASTSIPEPAGAFLAIIATIGCVLRQRRT, via the coding sequence ATGCCACGCCGTCCGCTCGCACAGATCACCGCACTTTTCATCGGCGCGGCCCTCGCCATTGCCGCCGGCCCCGCCCAAGCCGTCGACCTCACCTGGAACTTCGACGGCGCCACGCCCCTCGCCGCTTCCATCGGCTCCGCCACGATCCAATACTACGATCCGCTCAGCACAAACTGGGGCCCCGGCGCCACGCAGTTCGGCACGGCCGCCTCACTCGGCTTGCCCGCTTTCCCCAGCGGCGGTAGCGGCGGGGTGATGCGATTCCCCGCGGCGACGCCGACGCAAGGCTACCAGGTCTTCCCCGGCGGCAGCGGCGCCACGGCCTACACGATGTTCTGGGACTTCCTCTCGCCCGCAGCCTCCGACGGCAAGTGGCGCGGCCTGCTACAAACCAATCTCGCCAACGACGACGACGGCGACTTTTTCATCCAAAATTCAGCCAGCGGCGGCGTTGGCATCAACGGTTCGTACCAAGGCGCCATCGTCCCGAACACTTGGAACCGCATCGCCATCACTCGTTCCGCCACCGGTACGCTCACCAAGTTCATCAACGGCGCCCTCGTCGGCACGCAGCCGGCCGATGACGAGCGCTTTGACCTCGCCTCCTCCTTCTATCTGTTCGCCGACGACGGCAACGAAACCGCCGCCGGTTACGTGAGCAGCTTTCGCTACGTCGACAGCGCCCTTACCAACGAACAGGTCCGTCTGCTTGGCAACGTCTCCGCGGCCGGCGCCACGGTCGCCGGTCCGACGATTCCCGCCCCGCCGCCAGAACCGCCGGCCCCGACGCCGCCCCTGTTCGGCCGCACGCAAATCATGGGTCACCGCGGCGGCGGCACGCTCGCTCCTGAAAATACGATGGCAGCGTTCGCCAAAGGGTACGAAGTCGGCAACGACCTGTTCGAACTCGACGTCCACCTCACCGCCGACGGCCACGCCGTCGTCTTCCACGACGATACGCTCGACCGCACCACCAACGGCAGCGGCCCGATCGCGAACCTCACGCTCGCCCAGGTGAAGGCGCTCGACGCCGGCAGTTGGTACGGCGCCCAATACGCCGGCGAGAAGGTTCCCACGCTCACCGAAGTGCTGCAGTACACCGTCGGCAAAGGCCGCACGATTCTCGACGTCAAAGTCGCCGCGAACCAAGCGTTCCGCGACGCCGTCGACGACGCCATCTTCGCCTCGGGCGCCACGGCCGACGACATTTGGATCTGGCCCTCCAGCGGCCAGTACACGAGCGACCCCCGCTTCGGCAACTCCGAAATCCAACTCCTCACTGCCGTCCCCAGCAACCTCAGCGACGCCAACTTGCAGGCGCTCAAAGCGAGCGGCATCGACGGCCTGTCGATCGGCGACGGCTCGATCACTCAAGAAGCGATCAACGCCTTCCACCGCAACGGCATGTGGGTCGACGTCTTCACCGTCAACACCCCCGCGCGGATGGAACAGCTAATCGCGATGGGCGTCGACTCGATCGAAACCGACCGCCCCGATCTGATGGCCGACATCATCTACGCCGGCGACGCTAACGGCGATTTCAAGGTCGACGGCGCCGACTTCCTCGCCTGGCAACGCGGCGGCAGCGGCATCACGCTCGCCGACTGGAAGAACACCTTCGGCCACGCCCGCGGCATCCCGGCGAACGCCGCTTCAGCAACAACCGCCGCATCGACCAGCATCCCGGAACCCGCTGGGGCGTTCCTCGCGATCATCGCAACAATCGGATGCGTTCTCCGTCAACGCCGCACATGA
- a CDS encoding serine hydrolase domain-containing protein: MNSPRSRYALLLVAIVASLAPSRATAQHVTDEWVEQMAAPLIEHHVVDGISIGYIEGDRYGIVHLGNATRSGKNADNLTLYELGSITKVFTSLLLADAVAQGKIDLNEPAVAENAAGIRLPSHDGAPIKWIDLSTHRAGLPKLPANLAPADPKNPYRDYTPAQAAEFVNGFTLPRAPGEAMEYSNFGASLLGYLLAQQAGKSYQELLNERIAGPLKMTDVAVELSDAQAKRLATPHDRVGSPTPAWTRTDFIGSGGIHANMRDMLRFAKAQLEPPAGPVGEAIELAWKQQRDADKSGPAIGLGWMIAGDGQTRWHNGGTGGTRTAIFINRELKAAAIVLCNTAVANEADQLATLIIQQAAGHDIQPPAADEDAAAAIDAADGKARAKKDDKTPAIDAKLRRRLVGRYQLRPDFIFDVNDEDGHLMVGITNQATQEVFPDSPTRWSYRGIDATLEFKLPKSGVARSLVLHQNGAKQVARRISK, encoded by the coding sequence ATGAACTCCCCACGTTCCCGCTACGCGCTGCTCCTCGTCGCGATCGTGGCGTCGCTGGCGCCCTCGCGCGCCACCGCCCAACACGTCACCGACGAATGGGTCGAGCAGATGGCCGCCCCGCTCATCGAGCATCACGTCGTCGACGGCATCTCAATCGGCTACATCGAGGGCGACCGCTACGGCATCGTCCATCTCGGCAACGCCACGCGCAGCGGCAAGAACGCCGACAATCTCACGCTGTACGAGCTCGGCTCGATCACCAAAGTTTTTACCAGCCTCCTACTCGCCGACGCCGTCGCGCAGGGCAAGATCGATCTCAACGAACCCGCAGTGGCCGAGAACGCTGCCGGCATTCGTTTGCCGTCGCACGATGGCGCGCCGATCAAGTGGATCGACCTCAGCACCCACCGCGCCGGTTTGCCGAAGCTGCCTGCCAATCTCGCGCCCGCCGACCCCAAAAATCCGTATCGCGATTACACGCCCGCGCAAGCCGCGGAGTTCGTCAACGGCTTCACGCTCCCGCGCGCACCGGGCGAAGCAATGGAATACTCGAACTTCGGCGCGTCGCTGCTCGGCTATCTCCTCGCGCAGCAAGCCGGCAAGTCGTACCAAGAACTTCTCAATGAGCGAATCGCCGGCCCGCTGAAGATGACCGACGTCGCGGTCGAACTGAGCGACGCTCAAGCCAAACGGCTCGCCACGCCGCACGATCGCGTCGGCTCGCCGACGCCGGCGTGGACCCGCACCGACTTCATCGGCTCCGGCGGCATCCACGCCAACATGCGCGACATGCTCCGTTTCGCCAAAGCCCAACTTGAACCGCCCGCCGGCCCTGTCGGCGAAGCGATCGAACTCGCCTGGAAGCAACAACGCGACGCCGACAAGTCGGGCCCCGCGATAGGCCTCGGTTGGATGATCGCCGGCGACGGCCAAACTCGCTGGCACAACGGCGGCACCGGCGGCACGCGGACGGCGATCTTCATCAATCGCGAACTGAAAGCGGCGGCGATCGTCCTCTGCAACACGGCCGTCGCTAACGAAGCCGATCAACTTGCGACCCTTATCATCCAACAAGCAGCCGGCCACGACATTCAGCCTCCTGCAGCAGACGAAGACGCCGCGGCAGCCATCGACGCAGCCGACGGGAAAGCACGCGCGAAGAAGGACGACAAAACCCCGGCAATCGACGCCAAGCTGCGCCGCCGCTTGGTCGGCCGCTACCAACTGCGGCCCGATTTCATCTTCGACGTGAACGACGAGGATGGCCATTTGATGGTCGGCATCACCAACCAAGCGACGCAAGAAGTTTTCCCCGACTCGCCCACCCGCTGGTCGTACCGCGGCATCGACGCGACGCTCGAATTCAAACTCCCAAAATCGGGCGTTGCGCGTAGTCTCGTGCTCCACCAAAACGGCGCCAAGCAAGTCGCGCGACGCATCAGCAAGTGA
- a CDS encoding DUF4236 domain-containing protein: MGFYIRQSVKVGPLRFNLSKSGIGVSAGIKGFRVGTGPRGNYVHIGAGGLYYRQTLPSAAPRRARESSADPDDAGRFAPPAHTHGPMEEVTSGCVSKMVDSNAAVLLAELDRKQKQWRAFPIAVTASIGLVGGLYFQGAPPWIVMALAAVVAIASGFAYYWDLLKKSVVVMYDLDEERLKVFEQLHDRLEGLSRSGALWHVFAQGDVYDRKYHAGASSLVQRRRISLTDQAPPFVRTNVPSYRFPAGSQELYFLPDTILVYGSAGVGAVSYENVILECSSTRFIESETVPHDAKVIDRTWQYVNKKGGPDRRFKANRELPICEYDELKFRSSSGLNELLQVSRCGLSAGVKLAVESMAATLKRARSAPKPPPPPIAAASVASSVRSADLPAVSETHELPGAANDIRESLFRILCCAMAVDGRASSIEKERIADLMRKAGAPWDADALTAKLAEFVDEVAQHGFKKVLAESLAALKSFRSAAQQQTLIRCIEYIVSSDGAINDAERAFIARVRSTLPQANASVPSRN; encoded by the coding sequence ATGGGCTTCTACATTCGTCAAAGCGTGAAGGTCGGTCCGCTCCGGTTCAACCTCTCCAAGTCAGGAATTGGCGTCTCCGCCGGAATCAAAGGCTTCCGCGTCGGCACAGGCCCCCGCGGCAACTACGTCCATATCGGAGCCGGAGGCCTGTACTATCGCCAAACGCTTCCCAGCGCCGCGCCACGTCGCGCGCGAGAGAGTTCCGCGGATCCGGATGACGCCGGCCGCTTCGCGCCGCCAGCGCACACGCATGGCCCGATGGAAGAAGTCACTTCCGGCTGCGTATCGAAAATGGTCGATTCGAATGCCGCAGTCTTGCTTGCTGAATTAGATCGTAAGCAAAAGCAGTGGAGAGCATTTCCAATCGCCGTTACGGCGTCGATCGGCTTAGTCGGCGGCCTCTACTTCCAAGGAGCGCCTCCTTGGATCGTCATGGCATTAGCAGCAGTCGTGGCGATTGCGTCGGGCTTTGCCTACTACTGGGATCTTCTCAAAAAAAGCGTCGTCGTCATGTACGACCTCGATGAGGAGCGACTCAAAGTCTTCGAGCAGCTTCACGATCGCCTCGAAGGCCTTTCGCGCAGCGGCGCTCTGTGGCATGTATTCGCTCAAGGCGACGTCTATGACCGCAAGTATCATGCAGGAGCGAGTTCCCTCGTCCAACGCCGGCGAATCTCGCTGACCGACCAAGCCCCTCCCTTTGTGCGAACTAACGTTCCCTCTTATCGATTCCCCGCAGGATCACAGGAACTGTATTTCTTGCCCGACACCATCTTGGTATACGGGTCTGCCGGCGTCGGGGCAGTGAGTTACGAAAACGTGATCCTTGAATGCTCGTCCACGCGATTCATCGAAAGTGAAACGGTCCCGCACGACGCGAAGGTCATCGACCGCACGTGGCAATACGTGAATAAGAAGGGCGGCCCCGATCGACGTTTCAAAGCCAACCGCGAGCTTCCAATCTGCGAGTACGATGAGCTGAAGTTTCGCAGTTCCTCAGGCCTGAACGAACTCCTGCAAGTCTCCCGCTGCGGCCTCTCGGCAGGCGTGAAACTGGCCGTCGAATCGATGGCGGCGACGTTGAAACGCGCCCGGAGCGCCCCGAAGCCTCCGCCGCCGCCCATCGCCGCCGCCTCCGTTGCGTCCTCCGTTCGCTCAGCCGACCTACCGGCCGTCAGCGAAACTCACGAACTCCCCGGCGCCGCCAACGACATTCGCGAATCACTCTTTCGCATCCTGTGTTGCGCAATGGCCGTCGATGGCCGGGCCTCAAGCATCGAGAAGGAGCGAATCGCTGACCTGATGAGAAAAGCAGGCGCCCCCTGGGATGCCGACGCGCTCACAGCGAAGCTCGCCGAGTTCGTCGACGAAGTCGCTCAACATGGCTTCAAGAAAGTTCTGGCGGAATCGCTGGCCGCATTGAAATCATTCAGAAGCGCAGCCCAGCAACAGACGCTCATCCGCTGCATCGAATATATCGTCAGCTCCGACGGCGCCATCAACGACGCAGAGCGGGCGTTTATCGCGCGAGTTCGCAGCACGCTACCCCAAGCAAACGCAAGCGTTCCCAGCAGAAACTAG
- a CDS encoding 4a-hydroxytetrahydrobiopterin dehydratase: MAAQSPHDLRQKKCLPCEGGVAPYSNDEARAQLKQLEGWRLVHSGERIRKEWTVKNFMAGLKFFNECARVAEEDGHHPDLHIEGYRNVAVELWTHAIGGLSENDFILAAKIDALPIDLK, translated from the coding sequence ATGGCCGCCCAATCCCCCCACGACCTCCGCCAAAAGAAGTGCCTCCCCTGCGAAGGAGGCGTCGCCCCGTATTCCAACGACGAAGCCCGCGCCCAGCTCAAGCAGCTCGAAGGCTGGCGCCTTGTCCACAGCGGCGAGCGAATCCGTAAGGAATGGACCGTCAAAAACTTCATGGCCGGCCTGAAATTCTTCAACGAGTGCGCCCGCGTCGCCGAAGAGGACGGCCACCACCCCGACCTCCACATCGAAGGCTACCGCAACGTCGCCGTCGAACTCTGGACCCACGCCATCGGCGGCCTCAGCGAGAACGATTTTATTCTCGCCGCTAAAATCGACGCCCTCCCCATCGACCTCAAGTAG
- a CDS encoding SlyX family protein — protein MPDIPDPQRLTGLEERLTYQQHLIDQLNEVVLSQGRQLERLSREVANYTTAVQRMAQNPPGEDLPHEKPPHY, from the coding sequence ATGCCTGATATCCCAGATCCACAACGTTTGACGGGGCTGGAGGAGCGGCTCACCTATCAGCAGCATCTGATCGATCAGTTGAACGAGGTGGTGTTGAGTCAGGGGCGGCAGTTGGAGCGATTGAGTCGCGAGGTGGCCAACTACACGACGGCAGTGCAGCGGATGGCGCAGAATCCGCCGGGCGAGGATTTGCCGCACGAGAAGCCGCCCCACTACTAA
- a CDS encoding response regulator transcription factor — translation MPLRNGATESPLRTLVLLLTSPIDCEAFSLWCQYRVGCDVVEWATNLEEGIECCRRIQPRLMVIDPSIGCGAVERAVALVREESAGHLLVLDSRPMEVRLAAILGEPGTSYFSRTASPQALSAAMADMLLNGRRVFDPTLAPRIRRTERGYQLDYAGEQRSISILSQREQQVMRLLAEGRTVKQCAEMLGLSESTIDNHKSRLMKKLGIHKSSELAVRAIRDGLLIV, via the coding sequence ATGCCCTTGCGCAACGGAGCGACCGAGTCGCCGTTGCGGACACTCGTTCTGCTGCTGACGAGTCCCATCGATTGCGAAGCTTTTTCCCTGTGGTGCCAGTACCGCGTCGGTTGCGACGTGGTGGAATGGGCGACCAACTTGGAGGAAGGCATCGAATGCTGTCGACGGATCCAGCCGCGGCTGATGGTGATCGACCCCTCGATTGGTTGCGGGGCCGTGGAGCGAGCCGTCGCCCTTGTGCGCGAAGAATCGGCGGGGCACTTGCTGGTGCTCGACAGCCGGCCGATGGAAGTTCGCCTCGCCGCGATCTTGGGCGAGCCGGGGACCAGCTACTTCAGCCGCACGGCGTCGCCGCAGGCGCTGTCGGCGGCGATGGCCGACATGCTGCTGAATGGCCGCCGCGTCTTTGATCCGACGCTCGCGCCGCGGATCCGTCGCACGGAGCGCGGCTACCAGCTCGACTACGCCGGCGAGCAACGTTCGATCTCGATTCTCTCGCAGCGCGAACAGCAAGTGATGCGGCTCTTGGCCGAGGGACGCACGGTGAAGCAGTGCGCCGAAATGCTCGGTCTGTCGGAAAGCACGATCGACAATCACAAGTCGCGGCTGATGAAGAAGCTCGGCATTCACAAGAGCTCGGAGCTTGCGGTGCGGGCGATTCGGGATGGGTTGTTGATTGTTTGA